The window CCAGGCCGCCGGAGGCACCCGTACCCGGGCCGCCGTACAGGTCGCAGGTGACCGGGAGGTCCCGGGTGAGGACGTACGCCCAGTTCTCCAGGCCCGCGGACAGCTCCTCGACCTGCGCGGGGGTCGCGCCCTTCTGCGGACCGAAGACCCGCGCGACGCCGCGCTCACCGCAGAGCACGTTGTACGGGTTGCAGGCGACCAGCAGTTCCGTGTGGGCCAGGCGGGGGTCGAGGCCCTTCGGGTCGATGTGGTGCAGGCGGGTCAACTCCCGGCCGCCGTAGGGGAGTTCGAAGCCGTCCTCGTCGAGCAGGCGGGCGCCGAGCGCCTGCAGGGCTCCGGCGCCCCCGTCCGACGTGCCCGAATCGCCGCAGCCGACGAGGATGCGGCGTACGCCCGTGTCCAGGGCGGCGCGGATCAGCTCGCCGACGCCGTACGTGGTGGTGGCGCCCGGGTCACGCAGGCCGTGCGGGACGAGGGAGAGTCCGGCCACCGCCGCCATCTCCACGACGGCCGTGTCGGCGGAGCCGAGGCCGGATCCGGCACCGGATCCGAGCAGCGCGAAGTGGGTGCCCACGGGTTCGCCGAGCGGGCCGGTGGCGGGCAGGGCGACCAGCCGGCCCCCGGTCGCCGAGGCGAGGGCCCGGGCCGTCCCCTCGCCGCCGTCCACCAGCGGGATCAGGTCGACCTCGGCGTCCGGTACGACACGGCGTACGCCCGCCGCGATGGCGTCGGCGGCGGCCTGGGCGGACAGGGACTCCTTGAAGCCACTGGGGGCGACGGCGAAACGGGTCAGCATGAGAGGGGCTCCTTGAGGGCTTTGCGGCCAGGACGGCTTGACGGCTTCAGGGCTTCAGGACCGGTACGCCGAGCAGCGGCCACACGGTGAGGGCGAAGAGCAGGACGAGCGCGGCCGTCAGCGGGGCCAGGACCGCGGACAGGCGCAGCAGGTCGCGCGGGGTGTACGTCGGTGTGCCGGGTATCTCGGCGAAGAGCGTGACCGGCTTGGCCGAGGCCGGGAGCGTGTGGCAGAAGCCCGCGGCGGCGGTGGACGCCAGCGCTGCCGCGACCGGGTTGACCCCCGCGCCCACCGCCGCCGCGACCACCAGCGGTACGAAGACGGAGGACCGGGCCGAACGGGACTGCAGGACCAGGTGCGCGGCCGTGCTCACCGCGACGACGAGCGCGAGGAACAGCCATGGGGCCATGTCCCCCGGCAGCCCGGACACCAGCCATCCCGCCGCCCCCGAGTCCGCGAGCGCGACGCCCATCGCCATCGTCGCGGCCATGAAGAGGAGCAGCGACCAGGGAACGGTCTTCAGGGCGTCCTTCAGGCCCACGGTTCCGAGCGCGGGCGAGGCCGCGACGACCGCGCCGATCAGGGCGACGACCGCGGGGGACACCTGGTGGAGGGGCTCGCTGCACCACAGCGCGACCACCGTGGCGAGCAGCAGCGCGCAGCGCGACTCGGCGGGCGACCAGGGGCCGGTGACGGGCTGCTCGCTGTGCTGCTGGATGTCATCGGCCGTGATCCGTACGGGAGTTCGGCGGTCCGCGCGCCGCGTCGTCGTCAACAGCACGGTCTCCGCGGCGAGATGGGAGGACGCCACGGCCAACGGCAGCCCGAGCAGCAGCCACTGCGTGAAGTCGATACGGTCCCCGGTCGTCTCCCACAGCACCGACACCGTGATCAGATGCGCACCCGCACCGATCAGGGTCGCCACCGCCGACAGCAGGATCACGGTCGGAAAGAGCAGCGCCAGCATCACGACCAGTCGCTTCCGGTCGGCCAGCACCTTGGCGAGCGCGAGGAACACGGGCAGCGCGAGCGCGGCCCGGCCGGAGGTGGCGGGCACCGCGAAGGCCGTCACGACCAGCGCGGCCGTCGTCAGATGCACCAACTGCCTCACGCTGCGCGCCCCGCCCACCAGGAAGGCCGCCGCCCGCCCCGCGAGCCCCGTCCGGGCCACCGCGGCAGCCAGCACGAACGCGCAGATCAGCAGCCAGACCGTCGAGTCCCCGAGCGTGCCGAAGAGCGTCTCGCTGCTGATCACCCCGGTCACCGTGAGAGCCAGTCCCGCGCCCAGGGCGATGTACGTGTCGTCGATGGGCGTACCGATCCACGCACAGGTCGCCAGCGCGAACACGGCCAGCGTCAGCCGCGCGTCACCACCGAGCCCGGGAAAGTTGCCGGGCACGATCAGCAGGGCACAGAGGCTCAGGGCCACACAGAGGACGGCGGCTTGCCGGAGATTCAGACTCACGACATCCAGAGTTCAACTACCCCGTGAGCCCCCAATGAGCCCCACATGAGGGAACCTTCACGCACAGGGCCCCGTCAGGGGCGCGGGGAACTGCGCGATCAGCCACGTCCGGCCCGCGGCCGAACAACGACCGACCAGACGGAGACCACTCACACGGGTAGCCGATACCCCATCCCCCGCACAGTCTCCACCCGCTCGACCCCAAGCTTCTTCCGAAGCGAACGCACGTACACATCAACGATGTTGGATCCCGGATCGAAGTCGTACCCCCACACATGCGACAGGATCTGCTCACGTGACAGCACCTGCCCGGGATGCCGCAGGAACAGCTCCAGCAACACGAACTCACGGGCCGTCAGGTCAACAACCCGCTCACCCGCACGAGCCCGCCGCGTACGCAGATCGAGCGTGAGGTCACCCCCGCGCAGCACGGTGACCTCGGGGACCCCCGCCGCCGTACGCAGCCGCAGCCGCACCCGCGCGAGGAGTTCCTCGAAACGGAACGGCTTGGTCATCCAGTCGTCGGCGCCGCCCTCCAGACCCGCCACCGTGTCGCGTACGGAGTCCCGGGCGGTCAGCACGATCACGGGGACCGTCACCCGGGCCTCGCGCAGTTCGCGCAGCACGGTGAACCCGTCCCGGCCGGGCAGTCCGATGTCCAGGATCACCAGGTCGAAGCCGCCGGTCAGCGCGTACTCGTAGGCGGAGTCGCCGTCCGCGACGACGGTCGTGGTGAAGCCGCCCGCGCGCAGGCCCTTCTCGACGAAGGAGGCGATGCGCTCCTCGTCCTCGACGATCAGGATGCGCTTCATGTCGAACAGGCCTTTCCAGAAGGGGTGGTACAGGCGGTGCGGGCGTTCATGCGCGGTCCGTCTCGAGGAGCGGCTCCGGCACCGAGTCGAGCACGACGACGAAGGTGGCCCCGCCGCCCGGGGTCTGCCGCAGCCGGACCTTCCCGCCCCGGTGCCCCTCCGCGATGGCCCGCACGATCGACAGGCCGAGCCCCGCGCCGCTGCCCCGGGTGCCGCGCCGGGAGGTGCCGCGCCGGAACCGCTCGAAGATCACCTCGGCGTCCTGCGGCTGCACACCGGGGCCCGAGTCGGCGACGTACAACTCGATGCGGCCGCCGGCGACACGCGAACCGATGACGCGTGAGCCGATCCGGATCGACTGGCCGGGAACGGTGTGCTGCACGGCGTTCTGGGCCAGCTGGACCATTGCCTGGGTGATGCGCTGCGGGTCCAACTGGGCTTCTCCGTCGGCGACTTCGGCCAGTTCCCAGTGACGGTCGCCGAGGGTGCGGGCCTTGACGAAGACATCGGCGGTGAGTTCGGCGAGCTGCACGGGCTCGGGCGTGACGAAGTCCGGGCGCTCGGCCTTGGCGAGCAGCAGCAGGTCCTCGACGATGCGGCTCATCCGGTCCAGCTCGTCGGTGACCAGCCGGACGGTCTCCTCGCGCTCGGCCGGGTCGTCGCCCATCAGCTCCAGATGGCCGCGCACGATGGTGATCGGGGTGCGCAGCTCGTGGCCCGCGTCGTCGACGAACTCGCGCTGGGCCGCGAAGGCGCGCTCCAGGCGGTCGAGCATCGCGTTGAAGGTCTCGGCGAGCGCGGCGATGTCGTCGTGGCCGCGGACCGGGATACGCCGGGTGAGGTCCTGCTCGGTGAGCTGCGCGGCGGCGGTACGCACCAGACGTACCGGCTTGAGGATCCGTCCGGCCACCACCCAGCCGATCCCCGTCGTCATCAGGAGCGCGACCCCGGAGATGGCGAGCAGGATGCGGAACACCTCGTCCACGCGGTCGTGCTCGCGCCCCGGATGGAAGGCGACCACGAAGGCGGCCTCCGGTTCACCGCCGGAGCGGGCGATGGCGACCTTGGCCCACCTGACGTCCCCTGCGGCGCGGTGCAGCGTGCCGGTGGACCCGGCGGACCCGAAGATCTGCCGGCGGCCTGCCTCGTCCTGGTGCAGGGGCAGTCCCGCGGGGATCTCACGGTCCTGGACGAGCTTCGCAGGGGCCGCGTCCGGACCTCCCGCGAGCAGCCCCATCAGCTCCTCGTCCGGATCGGCGTACTGGCGCTCCAGGAAGACCTTGAGCAGCCGCCCCGGCTCGGTGAACCGCTCCCCGGTCGAGGGGTCCACCCCCCGCTCCTCGAAGTTCGCGAACTCGCCCGCCTCCTGGGCGAGCAGACCGCTGACGCGGGAGTCGACGTCCCGCAGGAGGATCGAACGGGTGGTCGTGGCCACGGCGGCGAGCGCGACGGCCATCACGAGCAGCAGCCAGAGCAGGATGCGGACCCGGGCCGAGATCCGCCGACGCGCGGGAACGGGATCGAGACCGGAATCGGACATGGGTGCGGGTACGGGCTCAGCCGTCGTCCCCGGGTCCGTCGTCATCGTCATCGTCGTCACTCACCGGAGGCCGCGAAACGACCTCGTCACTCGGCGTCGGAGTCGGCGTGGGAGAGGCGGTCGACGCGGGCGTCGCGGACGGCGACCCGCTCTCCAACTCCACCTTGGGCGGCACCTTGGGAGACTCCGGACTGTCGGTCAGGGCGTAACTCGTGGCGGCGATCCCCAGAGGAATCACCACCACAGCGGCGAGAGCCGCCATCCGATGAGAGAAAACCATGCCCCCGATGCTCCGGCCCTCACCGGTGCCCCCGATGAGCGCCGGATGAAGAACTCTTCATCCGGGCCGGGCCCCGCAAGGGGCGCGGGGAACTGCGCGACCGGCCACACGCGACCCGCAGCCGACATCCGACCCCCAGGACCCGAACTAGTTGTCGAGCCCAATCGCGAACGCGGCCTCAAGATCATGCTGAGAGTACGTACGGAACGCCACATGCGTATCCGTCCCCTCCACCCCCGGAATCTTGCTGATCATCCCGGGAATCACATCCGCCAGATCGTCATGCGCCTTCACCCGGACCATGGCGATCAAGTCGTACGTGCCGGTCACGGAGAACACCTCACTGACGGAGTCCAGCGCGGCGATCGACTCCGCGATCTCGGGGATCCGGTCCACGCTGGTCTTGATGAGCACGATCGCGGTGATCACGGCTGGTTTTCTCCCTCGGTGGCCGTCGCTGGAGTTTTCACTCTAGCCGCACGTCCATAGCGCACCCACGTGTAGAGGAACCCCGCCGAGAACCCCAGCAAATGCGCCAGATACGCCACCGCCGGCCCCTGGGTCGCGCGGCTCGCGGCCATCCACTGGAGGGACACCCAGAAGGGCAGGACCACCCACGCCGGAAACCGCAGCGGCAGGAAGAAGAGGAACGGAAAGAGACTGGTCACCCGGGCTTTGGGGAACAGGTAGAGGAACGCACCGAGGACCGCGGAGATCGCCCCTGACGCGCCGACCAACGTCTGCGCGGAGTCGGAGTGGGCGGCCGCGTAGCCGAACAGGGCGAGGTAGCCACAGCCCAGATAGAAGAGGGCGAACGCGAAGTGGCCCATCCTCTCCTCGGCCATCGCCCCGAAGACATAGAGGAAGAGCATGTTCCCCAGCAGATGCAGCCAGCTGCCGTGCACGAAGAGGGCGGTGGCCGGAGTGAGAGCGGCCCTGGGCGTCCCCTCGAACAGTTCGACGGGCACCACCCCCCAGCGCTCGAAATAGGCCCGTTGCGCGGAAAGGAGCTCGTCACCGGTGCCGTACGCGGGACTGAGGCCCGAGCCCGGACCGATCACGAAGACCAGGCAGCACAGGGCGATCAGTCCGTAGGTCACCGGAGCGGACTGACCCCGGACCGCCCTGACTGCCCTGTCGACGGGCCTACCCCAGTTGCCGATCATGAACAGAGCATGACGTAACGGGACCGAACCGCACAGAGCGCCTCGCCGCTCCCGGTGGACGGGCGTCGAGTACCCGCCAGGCCTTAGGGTTACGAGCCACACGCTCCAGGGAACCTGGTGCGGCACAGGACTCAGGAAAGAGAGCGACTGCAACGATGACGGTTCCCCTGCCGACTGCCGAGACCCGGTGGCGCTGCACGCTCTGCGGCAACCTCACGCGATTCGACGTGACGCGTTCGTCGAAGGTCGTCGAGTACGTGCATCTGGACCTGGCCGGGGAACCGAAGATCGAGGAGCGCGAGGTGGTCAGTGAGACCATCGAGTCGGTGCGCTGTCGCTGGTGCAACGCGGTGGATCAGGTGGAACTGGTGGACAGGCCGGGCGCCGGCTCCTGACAGGAGCGGGCCCCGCACGGACGATGGGGTGAAGGATGGTGGAGACCACCACGGGCGGGGAGCCGGACGACGGCGCCGCCGAGGTGCTCGACCGTCCGCTGCCCGACGGCGTGCGTCGCAGGGTCGTACAGATCGTCTCGGACGGTTTCGGCGGACTGACCGTGGCCGAACTGCCCGTACAGCTGCGGCAGTACGCCCGGTTCGCCCCCAATCGTCGTGCCAAGTTCGCGGGCAACGCGATGGCGGCGGCCCTGGAGACGGACCCGCTTTTCAGACAGCGCATCGCCGAGAAGCTCAGAGAGGCCCAGTCGGAGCTGACCGGCGCCCTCGACTCCGGCTCGCCGCCCCCGGCCGCGGACCCGCTGGACGTGGCGGCCGCGGCCTATGTGCTGCGCCCCCCGGGCTGGGTGAAGCTGGTGACCGCCGCGGGCGAGGAGGCCCTGCGGGCGGACGCCGAGCGCGCCGACGAGGAGACCCGGGCCGAGCTCGACCGGCTGCGCGAGGAACTCGCCGAGGCGCGCGCCCAGACCCGCACCGAGACCGAGCGGCTGCGGACGGAGCTGGAGTCGGCGAAGAAGGAAGCCGAATCGCTTCACCGCAAGCTGCGCGGGGCCCTCAGTGACGTCAAGCGCGGCGAGGCGGCCGTGCGCAAGCTGCGAGGCGAGATGGAGGCCGTCCGTGGCGAGGGGCAGGCTCATGTGTCCGCCGCCGAGAGCGAGAGCCGGCGGCTCAAGGCGCGGCTGAGCGAGGTCGAGGCCACCCTGGAGGCCACTCGTCGCGCGGCCCGTGAGGGACGCAGCGTCGAGGACATGCGCGTACGGCTGCTGCTCGACACCGTGCTCGACGCGGCGCAGGGGCTGCGGCGCGAACTCGCCCTGCCGCCGGTGTCGGTGCGGCCCGCGGAGACCGTGGACGCGGTCGAACCGGGACGGATGACACCAAAAGACATCGCGGCCCGTGCGCTGTCCGAAAACGATCCCGCGATCCTCGACCAGCTGCTCGCGCTGCCGCAGGCGCATCTGGTCGTCGACGGCTACAACGTCACCAAGACCGGCTATCCGCAGATGCCCCTGGAGAAGCAGCGGCTGCGGCTCCTCGGACAGCTCTCGCAGCTCGCCGCGCAGACCGGCGCCGAGGTCACCTGTGTCTTCGACGGGGCCGAGCTGGCCGCACCGGTGTTGCTCGCGCCGCCGCGCGGGGTGCGGGTGCTCTTCTCCAAACCGGGCGTCACCGCCGACGAGTTGATCCGTCAGCTGGTGCGCGCCGAGCCGCCCGGGCGGCCCGTCATCGTGGTCTCGACCGACCGCGAGGTGGCCGACGGCGTGGCGAAGGCCGGGGCGCGCCCGGTGGCCTCCGCGGTGCTCCTGAAGCGTTTCTCGCGCGGCTGAGCACGCGGGCCCCAAAGGTCCGGGCAAGCGGGTTCCGCGCGTCCGGCCGAGCGGGTTTCAAGCGACTCCGCAAGGGAATTTCGTGCTGCCGCCCTTCTGATGGTGTACGTCACCTACGTAACAGGCACCCCAAGTGCAACACATGTGCATCTTGCCCGAATTGGCGAAACCTTCACGCAACGTAGCGTCAAACGGGCATTACTGCATGTGAGTTGAGTGCAAAGAATGCGGTCGGTGACCGAGATTTTTCCGAGGAGGATTTGAACTGATCACAAGAACATCACTAGGGTCGGGCGTCGAACCTCTACTCGGGTGATCACTCATTGGGAGTGACGGTGGAGGGGCACCGCCAACCGGTGTTCTCGGTGGGCGGCTGAGGTAATGAAGGAGCTCGCCTCCGTGGCGTCCCACCGTCGACCGAAGCAGCCGAGCCGCACCCGTGTGACCGTGCTCACCACCGCCGCCGCTGCAGCCGTGGCCCTCAGCTCGCAGGCGGCCAACGCCGCGCCCAGCGAGAAGCCGAACAAGGACGAGGTCAAGGCCAAGGTCGACGCGCTCTACGAGGACTCGGCGCGGGCCACGGACAGGGCCAACGGGGCCGAGGAGAAGGTGAAGAAGCTCGAAAAGGAGATCGACACCATCCAGGACCAGGTCGCGCGAGGCCAGGACGAGCTCAACACCATGCGCGACAGCCTCGGTCTGATGGCCAGCTCCCAGTACCGCACGGGCGCGATCGATCCCTCCGTCCAGCTCTTCCTCTCCTCCGACCCGGACGACTACCTCGACAAGGCGTCCACGATCGACCAGCTGAGCGCTCAGCAGGTCGAGGCGCTGAAGAAGGTCCAGGAGAAGCAGCGCACCCTCGCCCAGCAGCGCGATGAAGCCGCCGGCAAGCTCAAGGACCTCTCCGAGACCCGCAAGACGCTGGCTCAGAAGAAGAAGGAAGTCCAGAACAAGCTCGCCGACGCGCGCAAGCTCCTCAACACCCTGACCGCGCAGGAGCAGGCGGCCCTGAAGACCGCGGACACGCGTGCCAGCCGGGACGCCGGGGACCGCATCGAGCTCGGCAACGAGGTGCCCGCCTCCGAGCGCGGCGCCGCCGCCCTCGCCGCCGCCAAGACCCAGATGGGCAAGCCGTACGTCTCCGGCGGCAGCGGCCCCAACTCGTACGACTGCTCGGGTCTGACGCAGTGGGCGTACGGCCAGGCCGGTGTGTCGATATCCCGGACCACCTACACGCAGCAGAACGACGGCACGAAGATCGGCCGCGATCAGCTCAAGCCCGGCGACCTGGTCTTCTTCAACAGCCTCGGCCACGTCGGTCTGTACGCGGGCAACGGCGTCATCGTGCACGCCCCGAAGCCGGGCGCCGTCGTCCGTCTCGAGTCGATGAGCACGATCGGCACCTTCCAGTTCGGCGTCCGGGTCTGATCCCCGGCTCCCTCGCCCGCTCGTCCGCGAGCTGATTCCCCGTCCGGCCCGGAACGTCTCCGGGCCTGCGGGGAGGTTGATCGCCACGCCGCCCGAACGGGCGAATTCCCGTAACCCGCGCTGACCCCACGCCCCGCTGATGACCTGCGTCTGAGGCGGGGCGTCACGTTGTGTACCCGTATGGGTCTTTGGCCACCGCGTAGTCGCACGGCTACTGTCTGCCGCGTTTCCCCCAACTCCGGGGGCACGTCAGCGGAAGGGAGTGCGGCTTCCTGTGGGGTCCCATCGCCGCCTTGTACCGTCCGGCTTCGACCGGGGCGCCCGAGGCGCCACCCTGTGCGTACTGACCGCCGCGGCCGCGGCCCTCGGCGTCCTGCCGGCCGGCGCCGCGCCGCAGGACGACACCCGTGCAGAGGTGGACCGGCTGTACGAGGAGGCCGAGCACGCCACCGAGTCGTACAACAAGGCCGACGAGCGCTCGGACACCCTGCGCGACCAGGTGGACAGGGCGCAGGACCGGATCGCCAGACAGCAGGACCGCATCAACACCATGCGGGACGCGCTCGGTTCGCTCGCCGGGGCCCAGTACCGCTCCGGCGGCCTCGATCCCTCGCTGGCGCTGATGTTCTCCGATGACCCCGACGAGTACCTCGACAAGGCGGCCGTGCTCGACCGGATCAGCTCCCGGCAGGCCGGGGAACTCAAGGAACTGCAGGGCGCCATGCGTGATCTCTCCCAGGAGCGCGAGGAGGCGACCCGCAAGCTCACCGAACTGGACAAGAGCCGTAAGGCCGTCGCCCGGCACAAACGCACCGTCGAGCAGAAGCTGTCCAAGGCACGGCAGTTGCTCAACGCGATGCCGGACGCCGACCGTGCCGCCTACGACCGGGCCTCCCG is drawn from Streptomyces liliifuscus and contains these coding sequences:
- a CDS encoding glycerate kinase family protein, coding for MLTRFAVAPSGFKESLSAQAAADAIAAGVRRVVPDAEVDLIPLVDGGEGTARALASATGGRLVALPATGPLGEPVGTHFALLGSGAGSGLGSADTAVVEMAAVAGLSLVPHGLRDPGATTTYGVGELIRAALDTGVRRILVGCGDSGTSDGGAGALQALGARLLDEDGFELPYGGRELTRLHHIDPKGLDPRLAHTELLVACNPYNVLCGERGVARVFGPQKGATPAQVEELSAGLENWAYVLTRDLPVTCDLYGGPGTGASGGLGAGLAALGARLLPRFEVLLDHLDLDARLARADLVLTAEGALDHQTPRGKVPAEVARRAKLNGRPVLALAGTLGEGAHTVPGVDAFTGILPAPMALAEALLRASELLTDATERALRMILLGAGLPRGAGV
- a CDS encoding SLC13 family permease; amino-acid sequence: MSLNLRQAAVLCVALSLCALLIVPGNFPGLGGDARLTLAVFALATCAWIGTPIDDTYIALGAGLALTVTGVISSETLFGTLGDSTVWLLICAFVLAAAVARTGLAGRAAAFLVGGARSVRQLVHLTTAALVVTAFAVPATSGRAALALPVFLALAKVLADRKRLVVMLALLFPTVILLSAVATLIGAGAHLITVSVLWETTGDRIDFTQWLLLGLPLAVASSHLAAETVLLTTTRRADRRTPVRITADDIQQHSEQPVTGPWSPAESRCALLLATVVALWCSEPLHQVSPAVVALIGAVVAASPALGTVGLKDALKTVPWSLLLFMAATMAMGVALADSGAAGWLVSGLPGDMAPWLFLALVVAVSTAAHLVLQSRSARSSVFVPLVVAAAVGAGVNPVAAALASTAAAGFCHTLPASAKPVTLFAEIPGTPTYTPRDLLRLSAVLAPLTAALVLLFALTVWPLLGVPVLKP
- a CDS encoding response regulator transcription factor, giving the protein MKRILIVEDEERIASFVEKGLRAGGFTTTVVADGDSAYEYALTGGFDLVILDIGLPGRDGFTVLRELREARVTVPVIVLTARDSVRDTVAGLEGGADDWMTKPFRFEELLARVRLRLRTAAGVPEVTVLRGGDLTLDLRTRRARAGERVVDLTAREFVLLELFLRHPGQVLSREQILSHVWGYDFDPGSNIVDVYVRSLRKKLGVERVETVRGMGYRLPV
- a CDS encoding sensor histidine kinase — encoded protein: MSDSGLDPVPARRRISARVRILLWLLLVMAVALAAVATTTRSILLRDVDSRVSGLLAQEAGEFANFEERGVDPSTGERFTEPGRLLKVFLERQYADPDEELMGLLAGGPDAAPAKLVQDREIPAGLPLHQDEAGRRQIFGSAGSTGTLHRAAGDVRWAKVAIARSGGEPEAAFVVAFHPGREHDRVDEVFRILLAISGVALLMTTGIGWVVAGRILKPVRLVRTAAAQLTEQDLTRRIPVRGHDDIAALAETFNAMLDRLERAFAAQREFVDDAGHELRTPITIVRGHLELMGDDPAEREETVRLVTDELDRMSRIVEDLLLLAKAERPDFVTPEPVQLAELTADVFVKARTLGDRHWELAEVADGEAQLDPQRITQAMVQLAQNAVQHTVPGQSIRIGSRVIGSRVAGGRIELYVADSGPGVQPQDAEVIFERFRRGTSRRGTRGSGAGLGLSIVRAIAEGHRGGKVRLRQTPGGGATFVVVLDSVPEPLLETDRA
- a CDS encoding small secreted hydrophilic protein; translated protein: MVFSHRMAALAAVVVIPLGIAATSYALTDSPESPKVPPKVELESGSPSATPASTASPTPTPTPSDEVVSRPPVSDDDDDDDGPGDDG
- a CDS encoding Lrp/AsnC family transcriptional regulator encodes the protein MITAIVLIKTSVDRIPEIAESIAALDSVSEVFSVTGTYDLIAMVRVKAHDDLADVIPGMISKIPGVEGTDTHVAFRTYSQHDLEAAFAIGLDN
- a CDS encoding rhomboid family intramembrane serine protease, with product MIGNWGRPVDRAVRAVRGQSAPVTYGLIALCCLVFVIGPGSGLSPAYGTGDELLSAQRAYFERWGVVPVELFEGTPRAALTPATALFVHGSWLHLLGNMLFLYVFGAMAEERMGHFAFALFYLGCGYLALFGYAAAHSDSAQTLVGASGAISAVLGAFLYLFPKARVTSLFPFLFFLPLRFPAWVVLPFWVSLQWMAASRATQGPAVAYLAHLLGFSAGFLYTWVRYGRAARVKTPATATEGENQP
- a CDS encoding NYN domain-containing protein, with amino-acid sequence MVETTTGGEPDDGAAEVLDRPLPDGVRRRVVQIVSDGFGGLTVAELPVQLRQYARFAPNRRAKFAGNAMAAALETDPLFRQRIAEKLREAQSELTGALDSGSPPPAADPLDVAAAAYVLRPPGWVKLVTAAGEEALRADAERADEETRAELDRLREELAEARAQTRTETERLRTELESAKKEAESLHRKLRGALSDVKRGEAAVRKLRGEMEAVRGEGQAHVSAAESESRRLKARLSEVEATLEATRRAAREGRSVEDMRVRLLLDTVLDAAQGLRRELALPPVSVRPAETVDAVEPGRMTPKDIAARALSENDPAILDQLLALPQAHLVVDGYNVTKTGYPQMPLEKQRLRLLGQLSQLAAQTGAEVTCVFDGAELAAPVLLAPPRGVRVLFSKPGVTADELIRQLVRAEPPGRPVIVVSTDREVADGVAKAGARPVASAVLLKRFSRG
- a CDS encoding C40 family peptidase, with the protein product MASHRRPKQPSRTRVTVLTTAAAAAVALSSQAANAAPSEKPNKDEVKAKVDALYEDSARATDRANGAEEKVKKLEKEIDTIQDQVARGQDELNTMRDSLGLMASSQYRTGAIDPSVQLFLSSDPDDYLDKASTIDQLSAQQVEALKKVQEKQRTLAQQRDEAAGKLKDLSETRKTLAQKKKEVQNKLADARKLLNTLTAQEQAALKTADTRASRDAGDRIELGNEVPASERGAAALAAAKTQMGKPYVSGGSGPNSYDCSGLTQWAYGQAGVSISRTTYTQQNDGTKIGRDQLKPGDLVFFNSLGHVGLYAGNGVIVHAPKPGAVVRLESMSTIGTFQFGVRV
- a CDS encoding C40 family peptidase produces the protein MGSHRRLVPSGFDRGARGATLCVLTAAAAALGVLPAGAAPQDDTRAEVDRLYEEAEHATESYNKADERSDTLRDQVDRAQDRIARQQDRINTMRDALGSLAGAQYRSGGLDPSLALMFSDDPDEYLDKAAVLDRISSRQAGELKELQGAMRDLSQEREEATRKLTELDKSRKAVARHKRTVEQKLSKARQLLNAMPDADRAAYDRASRSGGRVPDLAGAVPSSGRAAAAVAAARSAVGRPYVWGANGPTGFDCSGLTQWSYAQAGVGLPRTSQAQAHTGRSVPLSQAQPGDIVTYRGDASHVGMYVGNGQVIHAPYPGAPVRYDPVGMMPVNTVTRP